In Gordonia iterans, the following proteins share a genomic window:
- a CDS encoding SRPBCC family protein — MGEVRHSTVVNAPREKVFAYVNSYLNVPEYFFGISTFAPVTEQTDGVGATFDAAIKIGPKELTSRTECIEWAENEAISLQSIAGLKSAVDWRFGDGEEDGTTALDVVIEYTLPGGLVGKLLNPLMGPFADQAVKHTEKVVRANTEA, encoded by the coding sequence GTGGGCGAAGTCCGCCATTCCACCGTCGTCAACGCACCGCGCGAGAAGGTGTTCGCCTACGTGAACAGCTATCTGAACGTGCCCGAGTACTTCTTCGGGATCAGCACGTTCGCGCCGGTCACCGAGCAGACGGACGGGGTCGGGGCGACCTTCGATGCGGCGATCAAGATCGGCCCCAAGGAGCTGACGTCGCGAACCGAGTGCATCGAGTGGGCAGAGAACGAGGCGATCAGCCTCCAATCCATCGCCGGCCTGAAGTCGGCGGTCGACTGGCGTTTCGGCGACGGCGAGGAGGACGGGACCACCGCCCTCGACGTAGTGATCGAGTACACGCTGCCCGGCGGGTTGGTCGGAAAGCTCCTCAACCCGCTGATGGGGCCGTTCGCCGATCAGGCGGTGAAGCACACCGAAAAGGTCGTGCGGGCGAATACCGAGGCGTGA
- a CDS encoding glucose PTS transporter subunit IIA, which produces MMKFLQNLGKSLMLPVAVLPVAAILVGIANWIIGVSDGPNVVTSFLLTAGLAILSNLALLFAVGVSIGMANKSDGTSALAGLVSWLVVTSLLAPSSVMNLLNRGWTTVPVDEEGGPVGTADYWQAVEVNGQTVVQMPDINEAFAPGAFQNAFIGILCGIIGAVCYNRFKDIKLPDALSFFSGRRSVAIITAAVSMIVALILLFLWPLVYTGLVNFGEWIVGLGAVGTGLYGFGNRMLIPFGLHHALNSVFWFDVAGINDLTNFLTGEGEFGVTGQYMTGFFPIMMFGLPGAALAMYVTAKSKRKKIAYGILLSASFASFFVGVTEPLEFAFMFLAPPLYFVHAVFTGLSMAIAQLLPVRMGFGFSAGFVDLVLNWQNPMAENPWIILIMGPIWFAVYFFVFRWIILRFNLKTPGREDEDPADDDGAATTSGGDFVPVAGRFLEALGGADNILELDNCATRLRMEIADKSKIDEAALKRAGAAGIIKPGGKSVQVIYGLDVQFVKSAMDQIISGEVAAPVAAAPAPVVAEPSDAAVATVEAPATVVTLRQPLPGAVIALDQVPDKTFASGMMGPGLAIEPSAGTVVAPADAQIVTVFPTGHALGLRTSDGTEILIHVGLDTVKLKGEGFEPLVKTGDTVTAGQPLLNVDLAVIEAAGYSTVTPIVVMNDKSAVIELT; this is translated from the coding sequence ATGATGAAGTTCCTTCAGAATCTCGGCAAATCACTGATGCTGCCGGTCGCGGTCCTTCCGGTCGCCGCGATCCTGGTCGGCATCGCCAACTGGATCATCGGCGTCTCCGACGGACCCAATGTGGTCACGTCGTTCCTGCTGACCGCAGGCTTGGCGATTCTCAGCAACCTCGCGCTGCTGTTCGCGGTCGGCGTGTCGATCGGGATGGCCAACAAGTCCGACGGCACGTCGGCGCTGGCCGGACTGGTGTCGTGGCTGGTGGTGACCAGCCTGCTGGCGCCGTCGTCGGTGATGAACCTGCTGAACCGCGGATGGACCACGGTGCCGGTCGACGAGGAGGGCGGTCCGGTGGGCACCGCCGACTACTGGCAGGCGGTCGAGGTGAACGGCCAGACCGTGGTGCAGATGCCCGACATCAACGAGGCGTTCGCCCCCGGGGCCTTCCAGAACGCGTTCATCGGAATCCTGTGCGGCATCATCGGCGCCGTCTGTTACAACCGCTTCAAGGACATCAAGCTCCCCGACGCGCTCTCGTTCTTCTCGGGCCGCCGGTCGGTGGCGATCATCACCGCCGCGGTCTCGATGATCGTCGCGCTGATCCTGCTGTTCCTGTGGCCGCTGGTCTACACCGGTCTGGTGAATTTCGGCGAGTGGATCGTCGGGCTCGGCGCGGTGGGCACGGGCCTGTACGGGTTCGGCAATCGGATGCTGATCCCGTTCGGCCTGCATCACGCGCTGAACTCGGTGTTCTGGTTCGACGTCGCGGGCATCAACGACCTCACCAATTTCCTCACCGGCGAGGGAGAGTTCGGCGTCACCGGGCAGTACATGACCGGCTTCTTCCCGATTATGATGTTCGGTCTGCCCGGTGCCGCGCTGGCCATGTACGTCACCGCCAAGAGCAAGCGCAAGAAGATCGCCTACGGCATCCTGCTGTCGGCGTCGTTCGCCTCGTTCTTCGTCGGCGTCACCGAGCCGCTCGAGTTCGCCTTCATGTTCCTGGCCCCGCCGCTGTACTTCGTCCACGCGGTCTTCACCGGACTGTCGATGGCGATTGCGCAACTGTTGCCGGTCCGTATGGGTTTCGGCTTCTCGGCCGGATTCGTCGACCTGGTCCTCAATTGGCAGAATCCGATGGCCGAGAACCCGTGGATCATCCTCATCATGGGACCGATCTGGTTTGCGGTCTACTTCTTCGTGTTCCGCTGGATCATTCTGCGGTTCAACCTCAAGACTCCGGGCCGGGAGGACGAGGACCCGGCCGACGACGACGGTGCGGCCACCACCAGCGGCGGCGACTTCGTGCCGGTGGCCGGCCGCTTCCTGGAGGCACTCGGCGGAGCGGACAACATCCTCGAACTCGACAACTGCGCCACCCGGCTGCGCATGGAGATCGCCGACAAGTCCAAGATCGACGAGGCAGCGCTCAAGCGCGCCGGCGCCGCCGGGATCATCAAACCGGGCGGCAAGTCGGTGCAGGTGATCTACGGGCTCGACGTGCAGTTCGTGAAGTCCGCGATGGACCAGATCATCTCCGGTGAGGTGGCGGCGCCTGTCGCCGCCGCACCGGCGCCGGTCGTAGCGGAGCCCTCCGACGCCGCGGTCGCGACGGTCGAGGCGCCGGCCACGGTGGTGACGCTGCGCCAGCCGCTCCCGGGTGCGGTGATCGCACTGGACCAGGTGCCGGACAAGACCTTCGCCAGCGGGATGATGGGTCCGGGCCTGGCGATCGAGCCGTCCGCCGGGACCGTCGTCGCACCGGCCGATGCGCAGATCGTGACCGTGTTCCCCACGGGGCACGCGCTGGGACTGCGTACGTCCGACGGCACCGAGATCCTCATTCACGTAGGACTCGACACCGTCAAGCTCAAAGGTGAAGGCTTCGAACCGCTGGTCAAGACCGGTGACACCGTCACCGCCGGCCAGCCGCTCCTCAACGTCGACCTGGCGGTGATCGAAGCGGCCGGCTACTCGACCGTCACCCCGATCGTGGTGATGAACGACAAGTCCGCGGTGATCGAGCTGACCTGA
- the ilvN gene encoding acetolactate synthase small subunit, which translates to MSTHTLSVLVEDRPGVLARVASLFSRRGFNIESLAVGPTELKGLSRMTIMVSVDDFPLEQVTKQLNKLVNVIKIVEQDPDNSVSRELMLIKVRTDATNRAEIVDVVNLFRAKVIDVAPESVTVEATGTADKLEALLRMLDPYGIREIAQSGGVTLGRGPKSMSANR; encoded by the coding sequence GTGAGTACCCATACGTTGAGCGTCCTGGTCGAGGACCGGCCGGGCGTGCTGGCTCGCGTGGCGAGCCTCTTCTCCCGCCGCGGATTCAACATCGAGTCGCTGGCCGTCGGCCCGACCGAGCTGAAGGGACTGTCCCGGATGACCATCATGGTGTCCGTCGACGACTTCCCGCTGGAGCAGGTCACCAAGCAGCTGAACAAGCTCGTCAACGTGATCAAGATCGTCGAGCAGGACCCGGACAACTCGGTGTCCCGCGAGCTGATGCTGATCAAGGTCCGCACCGACGCGACCAACCGCGCCGAGATCGTCGACGTGGTGAACCTGTTCCGCGCCAAGGTGATCGACGTCGCACCGGAGTCGGTGACCGTGGAGGCCACCGGCACCGCGGACAAGCTCGAAGCGCTGCTGCGGATGCTCGACCCGTACGGCATCCGGGAGATCGCCCAGTCGGGCGGCGTCACGCTCGGACGGGGACCCAAGAGCATGTCGGCCAACCGCTGA
- a CDS encoding PH domain-containing protein codes for MSDAAADSTPADDRESVTFGISRLAYLTVLSTILAVLVMMAVTPWFGLLFLTLIPQVWWIRRVRTVADADGLTAVRAFGEERVTWDRVDGLAFPRWRAVRAVLTDGAALTLPAVAFDDLPALSAISGGRVPDPFAAEREARLAAQD; via the coding sequence GTGTCCGACGCCGCTGCCGATTCCACGCCCGCCGACGACCGGGAGTCCGTCACCTTCGGGATCTCCCGGCTGGCTTATCTGACTGTGCTCTCGACGATCCTCGCAGTCCTGGTGATGATGGCGGTGACGCCCTGGTTCGGGCTTCTGTTCCTGACGCTGATCCCGCAGGTGTGGTGGATCCGTCGGGTCAGGACGGTCGCCGACGCCGACGGACTCACCGCGGTCCGGGCGTTCGGGGAAGAGCGCGTCACCTGGGATCGGGTCGACGGTCTGGCCTTCCCCCGCTGGCGTGCGGTGCGCGCGGTGCTGACCGACGGCGCCGCCCTCACCCTGCCCGCGGTGGCGTTCGACGATCTGCCGGCTCTGTCGGCGATCTCCGGCGGCCGGGTACCCGATCCGTTCGCCGCCGAGCGCGAAGCCCGGCTGGCCGCTCAGGACTGA
- a CDS encoding N-acetylglucosamine-6-phosphate deacetylase: MTGIENPGGEPEVLIGAAALVSGGRVLRPGWLRARGGRVGEAAEGPPPRTPDLDFGDAAVVPGFVDMHVHGGGGGTYTTGETDEILRAVAFHRRHGTTTTVASLVSAGPDALLRQVRALREPVAEGLLAGIHLEGPWISHGRCGAHDPSVLRDPDQAEIARLLEAGEGSIIMVTVAPELYGALEAITALTVAGVVVAVGHTDATYEQARAAIAAGARVGTHLFNAMRPLHHREPGPVLALLEDERVTVELVGDGVHVHDGLVAHVAADIGPRRIALVTDAMVAAGMADGAYRLGSLDVQVTDGIARVGATGAIAGSTATMASLFERAVRRLPGPVDEVLVAVTDMTSSTPARTLGLDDVGDLVPGRQADWVVVRDGRVREVYRRAQPVGTD, from the coding sequence GTGACCGGTATCGAGAATCCCGGCGGCGAGCCGGAGGTCCTGATCGGCGCCGCTGCGCTCGTCAGCGGCGGGCGGGTGCTGCGGCCCGGATGGCTGCGAGCCAGGGGCGGACGGGTCGGCGAAGCGGCAGAAGGGCCGCCCCCGCGGACGCCGGATCTCGACTTCGGCGACGCCGCCGTCGTGCCCGGATTCGTCGACATGCACGTCCACGGCGGCGGGGGCGGAACGTACACCACCGGGGAGACCGACGAGATCCTTCGCGCAGTCGCTTTTCACCGGCGCCACGGCACGACGACGACCGTCGCGAGCCTGGTGAGCGCCGGTCCGGACGCGCTGCTGAGGCAGGTGCGCGCGCTGCGGGAGCCGGTCGCCGAGGGCCTGCTCGCCGGCATCCACCTGGAGGGACCGTGGATCAGTCACGGCCGTTGCGGCGCACATGATCCGAGCGTGCTGCGTGACCCGGATCAGGCGGAGATCGCGCGGTTGCTGGAGGCGGGGGAGGGGTCGATCATCATGGTGACCGTCGCGCCCGAACTCTACGGCGCTCTCGAGGCGATCACCGCGCTCACCGTCGCCGGGGTGGTCGTCGCCGTGGGACACACCGACGCCACCTACGAGCAGGCCCGGGCGGCGATCGCCGCGGGTGCCCGCGTGGGCACGCACCTGTTCAACGCGATGCGGCCGCTGCACCACCGCGAGCCCGGCCCGGTGCTCGCCTTGCTGGAGGACGAGCGGGTCACCGTGGAACTGGTCGGCGACGGGGTGCACGTGCACGACGGACTGGTCGCGCACGTCGCCGCCGACATCGGTCCGCGGCGGATCGCGCTGGTCACCGACGCGATGGTCGCGGCCGGAATGGCCGACGGAGCTTACCGGCTGGGGAGTCTCGACGTTCAGGTGACCGACGGTATCGCACGAGTCGGCGCCACGGGCGCGATCGCCGGAAGCACCGCCACCATGGCGAGTCTCTTCGAGCGAGCGGTGCGGCGACTCCCCGGCCCGGTGGACGAGGTGCTCGTCGCGGTCACCGACATGACATCGAGCACCCCCGCCCGGACCCTGGGGCTGGACGACGTGGGCGACCTGGTTCCCGGCAGGCAGGCCGACTGGGTGGTGGTCCGCGACGGCCGGGTGCGCGAGGTCTACCGGCGCGCGCAGCCGGTGGGCACGGACTGA
- a CDS encoding SRPBCC family protein: protein MGEVNHEAVIKAPREKVFAYIDDYRNVPEYMFGVSRFTPTTEVDHGLGSVFQTVIKIGPKELKSTVKCVEWVENEKIRLESVSGMGANTTWSFADGDDGTTVLHAEFDFTLPGGLTGKVLGGLIGPFVEQGVKYTDGKVRAACES from the coding sequence ATGGGCGAAGTGAACCATGAGGCCGTCATCAAGGCCCCGCGCGAGAAGGTGTTCGCGTACATCGACGACTACCGGAACGTGCCGGAATACATGTTCGGAGTCAGCCGCTTCACGCCGACCACCGAGGTCGACCACGGTCTGGGATCGGTGTTCCAGACCGTCATCAAGATCGGCCCGAAGGAGCTCAAGTCGACGGTGAAGTGCGTCGAGTGGGTCGAGAACGAGAAGATCCGGCTGGAGTCCGTCTCGGGCATGGGAGCCAACACCACGTGGAGCTTCGCCGACGGGGACGACGGCACCACAGTGCTGCACGCCGAGTTCGACTTCACCCTGCCGGGCGGACTCACCGGCAAGGTGCTGGGCGGCCTGATCGGGCCCTTCGTCGAGCAGGGCGTCAAGTACACCGACGGCAAGGTCCGCGCGGCCTGCGAGTCCTGA
- a CDS encoding acetolactate synthase large subunit: MSTPTSARGSARPQSPSTESLRSGHTVAPERVTGAQSVVRTLEELGVETVFGIPGGAVLPVYDPLLDSPKVRHVLVRHEQGAGHAATGYAQVAGKAGVMMATSGPGATNLVTPLADAQMDSVPVVAITGQVGRALIGTDAFQEADISGITMPITKHNFLVSAAADIPRVIAEAFYIAESGRPGAVLVDIPKDILQAQTTFSWPPQFDLPGYRPVTKPHGKQVREAARLISQAKHPVLYVGGGVIKADASAELQELAELTGIPVVTTLMARGAFPDSHELHMGMPGMHGSVGAVAALQRSDLLITLGARFDDRVTGRLDSFAPDAKVIHADIDPAEIGKNRPVDVPIVGDVRNVIIDLIEELRNDDATGGGRSDLKGWWRYLNGIRDTYPLSYDKQSDGSLSPEFVIEQLGKAAGPDAIYCAGVGQHQMWAAQFIKYEKPRTWLNSGGLGTMGYSVPAAMGAKAADPDAEVWAIDGDGCFQMTNQELATCAIEGIPIKVALINNGNLGMVRQWQTLFYDERYSSTDLATHSRMIPDFVKLGESLGCVAFRVDKEEDVAPTIAKAREINDRPVLIDFIVGKDAQVWPMVAAGCGNDEIMAARDIRPLFDDDESAGEETAVIHEAMERNVASEATGNDDVASEATGNDSDAAVEGSDK; this comes from the coding sequence GTGAGCACTCCAACATCCGCCCGCGGGTCGGCACGGCCGCAGTCGCCGTCGACCGAATCTCTGCGTTCGGGCCACACCGTGGCCCCCGAACGGGTCACCGGCGCCCAGTCCGTCGTCCGGACTCTCGAAGAGCTCGGCGTCGAGACGGTGTTCGGCATTCCGGGCGGCGCGGTACTCCCCGTCTACGATCCGCTCCTGGACTCGCCGAAGGTCCGGCATGTCCTGGTCCGTCACGAGCAGGGCGCCGGGCACGCCGCGACCGGCTACGCCCAGGTCGCGGGCAAGGCCGGCGTCATGATGGCCACCTCCGGGCCGGGCGCCACCAACTTGGTGACGCCGCTGGCCGACGCCCAGATGGACTCGGTCCCGGTGGTCGCGATCACCGGGCAGGTCGGTCGTGCGCTGATCGGCACCGACGCCTTCCAGGAGGCCGACATCTCCGGCATCACCATGCCGATCACCAAGCACAACTTCCTGGTGAGCGCGGCCGCGGACATCCCGCGCGTGATCGCCGAGGCCTTCTACATCGCCGAGTCCGGCCGTCCCGGCGCCGTCCTCGTCGACATCCCCAAGGACATCCTGCAGGCCCAGACCACGTTCTCCTGGCCGCCGCAGTTCGACCTGCCCGGCTACCGCCCGGTCACCAAGCCGCACGGCAAGCAGGTCCGGGAGGCCGCCCGCCTGATCTCGCAGGCCAAGCACCCGGTGCTGTACGTCGGCGGCGGCGTGATCAAGGCCGATGCCTCCGCGGAACTGCAGGAGCTGGCCGAGCTGACCGGCATCCCCGTCGTGACCACCCTGATGGCGCGCGGGGCGTTCCCCGACAGCCACGAGCTGCACATGGGGATGCCCGGCATGCACGGCTCCGTCGGCGCGGTCGCGGCGCTGCAGCGCAGCGATCTGCTGATCACCCTCGGCGCCCGGTTCGACGACCGCGTGACCGGCCGACTGGACTCCTTCGCGCCCGACGCCAAGGTGATCCACGCCGACATCGATCCGGCCGAGATCGGCAAGAACCGCCCGGTCGACGTGCCGATCGTCGGCGACGTCCGCAACGTGATCATCGACCTGATCGAGGAACTGCGGAACGACGATGCGACCGGGGGCGGCCGCAGCGACCTCAAGGGCTGGTGGCGCTACCTGAACGGGATCCGCGACACCTACCCGCTGAGCTACGACAAGCAGTCCGACGGCTCGCTCTCGCCGGAGTTCGTGATCGAGCAACTGGGCAAGGCGGCCGGACCGGACGCGATCTACTGTGCGGGCGTCGGCCAGCACCAGATGTGGGCCGCACAGTTCATCAAGTACGAGAAGCCGCGCACCTGGCTCAACTCCGGCGGTCTGGGCACCATGGGCTACTCGGTGCCGGCGGCGATGGGCGCCAAAGCCGCAGATCCGGACGCCGAGGTCTGGGCGATCGACGGCGACGGCTGCTTCCAGATGACCAATCAGGAATTGGCCACGTGCGCGATCGAGGGCATCCCGATCAAGGTCGCCCTGATCAACAACGGCAACCTGGGCATGGTCCGCCAGTGGCAGACCCTGTTCTACGACGAGCGGTACTCGAGCACCGATCTGGCGACGCACTCCCGGATGATCCCGGACTTCGTCAAGCTCGGCGAGTCGCTCGGCTGCGTCGCCTTCCGCGTCGACAAGGAAGAGGACGTCGCTCCGACCATCGCCAAGGCCCGCGAGATCAATGACCGGCCCGTCCTGATCGACTTCATCGTCGGCAAGGATGCCCAGGTCTGGCCGATGGTCGCCGCCGGTTGCGGCAACGACGAGATCATGGCGGCCCGGGACATCCGGCCGCTGTTCGACGACGACGAGTCGGCCGGCGAAGAGACGGCCGTCATCCACGAGGCCATGGAGCGCAACGTGGCGAGCGAAGCGACGGGGAATGACGACGTGGCGAGCGAAGCGACGGGGAATGACTCCGACGCGGCCGTGGAAGGGAGCGACAAGTGA
- a CDS encoding MBL fold metallo-hydrolase: MAARIDHAVTSGTFSLDGETFDVDNNVWVVGDDAECIVLDAPHSVEEILAVVDGRKVKAIVCTHAHDDHVRYAPELAEATGAPIWLHPDDAPLWELTHPDRTWDADLSDGQRIEVGGTVLTVIHTPGHAPGGVCLYAPDLGCVFTGDTLFCGGPGATGRSFSSREVLEDSIRSRLYQLPDDTVVHTGHGDDTTVGTEKAALG; encoded by the coding sequence ATGGCGGCCCGCATCGATCACGCGGTCACCTCGGGAACGTTCAGTCTGGACGGGGAGACCTTCGACGTCGACAACAACGTGTGGGTGGTCGGCGACGACGCCGAGTGCATCGTGCTCGACGCCCCGCACTCGGTGGAGGAGATCCTCGCCGTCGTCGACGGGCGGAAGGTGAAGGCGATCGTCTGCACCCACGCGCACGACGACCACGTCCGGTACGCACCGGAGCTGGCTGAGGCGACCGGTGCGCCGATCTGGCTGCACCCCGACGATGCACCGCTGTGGGAGCTCACTCACCCGGACCGCACGTGGGATGCGGACCTGTCCGACGGTCAGCGGATCGAGGTCGGCGGCACCGTGCTGACCGTGATCCACACCCCGGGCCACGCGCCCGGCGGCGTGTGCCTGTACGCGCCCGACCTGGGTTGCGTCTTCACCGGCGACACCCTGTTCTGCGGCGGCCCCGGGGCGACCGGGCGCTCGTTCTCCAGCCGCGAGGTGCTCGAGGACTCGATCCGGTCGCGGCTGTACCAGCTGCCCGACGACACCGTGGTGCACACCGGCCACGGCGACGACACCACCGTCGGCACCGAGAAGGCCGCCCTCGGCTGA
- a CDS encoding S-(hydroxymethyl)mycothiol dehydrogenase: protein MSQIVKGVIARSKGAPVETVNIVVPDPGPGEAVVEISTCGVCHTDLHYREGGINDEFPFLLGHEAAGIVESVGEGVTEVAPGDFVILNWRAVCGECRACKRGEPKYCFDSKNAEQKMTIADGEGAGTELSPALGIGAFIEKTLVAAGQCTKVDPEADPAAVGLLGCGVMAGLGAAINTGEAGRGKSVAVIGCGGVGVAAIAGAALAGSLPIIAVDIDAKKLHKAKELGATHTVDSSTTDPVEAIAEICDKYYPGAEGADVVVDAVGRPETWKQAFYARDLAGTAVLVGVPNPEMRIPDLPLIDVFGRGGQLKSSWYGDCLPSRDFPMLVDLYRDGRLDLDAFVSERIGIDGVEAAFEKLHHGEVLRSVVVI, encoded by the coding sequence GTGAGTCAGATCGTCAAGGGAGTCATCGCCCGCAGCAAGGGTGCACCGGTGGAGACGGTGAACATCGTCGTTCCCGATCCGGGGCCCGGCGAGGCGGTGGTGGAGATTTCGACCTGCGGCGTCTGCCACACCGACCTGCACTACCGGGAGGGCGGGATCAACGATGAATTCCCGTTCCTCCTCGGCCACGAAGCCGCCGGGATCGTCGAGTCGGTGGGGGAGGGCGTGACCGAGGTCGCTCCGGGCGACTTCGTCATCTTGAACTGGCGGGCCGTGTGCGGCGAGTGCCGGGCCTGCAAGCGCGGTGAGCCGAAGTACTGCTTCGACTCGAAGAACGCCGAACAGAAGATGACGATCGCCGACGGCGAGGGCGCGGGCACCGAGCTCAGCCCGGCGCTGGGCATCGGCGCATTCATCGAGAAGACCCTGGTGGCCGCCGGGCAGTGCACCAAGGTCGATCCGGAGGCCGACCCGGCGGCGGTGGGTCTGCTCGGGTGCGGTGTGATGGCGGGCCTGGGTGCGGCGATCAACACCGGTGAGGCCGGACGCGGAAAGTCCGTCGCGGTGATCGGGTGCGGCGGTGTGGGCGTGGCGGCGATCGCCGGTGCGGCACTGGCCGGGTCTCTGCCCATCATCGCCGTGGACATCGACGCCAAGAAGCTGCACAAGGCCAAGGAACTCGGCGCCACGCACACGGTCGACTCGTCGACGACCGATCCGGTGGAGGCGATCGCGGAGATCTGCGACAAGTACTATCCGGGTGCCGAGGGCGCCGACGTGGTGGTCGATGCGGTGGGTCGTCCGGAGACCTGGAAGCAAGCGTTCTACGCACGTGATCTGGCCGGCACCGCCGTACTGGTGGGCGTCCCGAATCCGGAGATGCGGATCCCGGACCTGCCGCTGATCGACGTGTTCGGCCGCGGCGGGCAGCTCAAGTCGAGCTGGTACGGCGATTGTCTGCCGAGCAGGGACTTCCCGATGCTGGTGGACCTGTATCGGGACGGCCGGCTCGATCTGGACGCATTCGTGTCGGAGCGGATCGGGATCGACGGAGTCGAGGCGGCATTCGAGAAGTTGCACCACGGCGAGGTGCTGCGCAGCGTGGTGGTGATCTGA
- the ilvC gene encoding ketol-acid reductoisomerase translates to MAVEKFYDDDADLSIIQGKKVAVIGYGSQGHAHSLSLRDSGVEVVIGLREGSKSREKAEEQGLKVLTPAKAAEWADVIMVLAPDTSQAQIFTEDIEPNLNEGDALFFGHGLNIHFGLITPPANVTVAMVAPKGPGHLVRRQFVDGKGVPALIAVHQDPTGEGQALALSYAKAIGGTRAGVLKTDFKEETETDLFGEQAVLCGGTEELVKTGFEVLVEAGYEPEMAYFECLHELKLIVDLMYEGGIARMNYSVSDTAEFGGYLSGPRVIDADTKKRMKEILSDIQDGTFVKQLVANVEGGNKQLEALRKENAEHPIEVTGKQLRDLMSWVDRPITETA, encoded by the coding sequence GTGGCAGTCGAGAAGTTCTACGACGACGACGCAGATCTGTCGATCATCCAGGGCAAGAAGGTGGCCGTGATCGGCTACGGCAGCCAGGGCCACGCCCACTCGCTGTCGCTGCGCGACTCGGGCGTCGAGGTCGTGATCGGTCTGCGCGAGGGCTCCAAGTCCCGCGAGAAGGCGGAAGAGCAGGGCCTGAAGGTCCTGACCCCGGCCAAGGCCGCGGAGTGGGCCGACGTCATCATGGTGCTGGCACCGGACACCAGCCAGGCCCAGATCTTCACCGAGGACATCGAGCCGAACCTGAACGAGGGCGACGCCCTGTTCTTCGGGCACGGCCTGAACATCCACTTCGGCCTGATCACGCCGCCGGCCAACGTGACCGTCGCGATGGTCGCGCCGAAGGGCCCGGGTCACCTGGTCCGTCGCCAGTTCGTCGACGGCAAGGGTGTTCCGGCGCTCATCGCGGTCCACCAGGATCCGACCGGCGAAGGCCAGGCGCTCGCGCTCAGCTACGCCAAGGCCATCGGCGGCACTCGCGCCGGCGTGCTGAAGACCGACTTCAAGGAAGAGACCGAAACCGACCTGTTCGGTGAGCAGGCCGTGCTGTGCGGCGGCACCGAGGAACTGGTCAAGACCGGTTTCGAGGTGCTGGTCGAGGCCGGTTACGAGCCGGAGATGGCCTACTTCGAGTGCCTGCACGAGCTCAAGCTGATCGTCGACCTGATGTACGAGGGCGGCATCGCCCGCATGAACTACTCGGTGAGCGACACCGCGGAGTTCGGCGGCTACCTCTCCGGCCCGCGCGTCATCGACGCCGACACCAAGAAGCGGATGAAGGAGATCCTGTCCGACATCCAGGACGGCACCTTCGTCAAGCAGCTGGTGGCCAACGTCGAGGGTGGCAACAAGCAGCTCGAGGCGCTGCGCAAGGAGAACGCCGAGCACCCGATCGAGGTGACCGGCAAGCAGCTCCGCGACCTGATGAGCTGGGTCGACCGCCCGATCACCGAGACCGCCTGA